One genomic segment of Larimichthys crocea isolate SSNF unplaced genomic scaffold, L_crocea_2.0 scaffold255, whole genome shotgun sequence includes these proteins:
- the LOC109140014 gene encoding uncharacterized protein LOC109140014 translates to MRPFMVNNMLSSETPKEGVCHHCEKKAAVVMCKDCLPRSLYCTACDLSTHEALVLHNRASMVEGFFRHLPPSTFVQQHEGGKFSYHEKDCMLPIVPPCCDCSTGQTSFSKGKPVILIGMNGRYNFFLPSVNCSCGKTLPVTISDLVESGYWPATVNFETLYMVDLFTTYEDLKITAPGMSRQAFVSMLECRTKLFGRVSGFII, encoded by the exons ATGAGGCCCTTCATGGTGAACAATATGTTGTCATCTGAGACGCCCAAGGAGGGGGTTTGCCATCATTGtgaaaaaaaggctgcagtagTGATGTGTAAGGACTGTTTACCACGATCACTCTACTGCACAGCCTGTGACCTTTCCACACATGAGGCCCTGGTGCTTCATAACAGAGCATCCATGGTGGAGGGGTTCTTCAGACACCTGCCACCATCCACTTTTGTTCAGCAGCATGAGGGAGGGAAATTCTCCTATCATGAAAAAG ATTGCATGTTACCAATCGTTCCTCCCTGCTGCGACTGCTCCACTGGGCAAACAAGCTTTTCCAAGGGAAAGCCAGTTATTTTAATTGGAATGAATg GAAGATACAACTTCTTCCTTCCATCAGTAAACTGCTCCTGTGGAAAAACCTTGCCAGTGACCATAAGTGATTTGGTTGAAAGTGGTTACTGGCCAGCCACTGTCAATTTTGAGACCTTGTACATGGTGGACTTGTTCACTACGTATGAGGATCTAAAAATCACTGCCCCAGGGATGTCGCGACAAGCTTTTGTCAGCATGCTCGAGTGTCGAACAAAACTCTTCGGGCGAGTGAGTGGATTCATCATTTAA
- the LOC109141899 gene encoding uncharacterized protein LOC109141899 isoform X1, whose translation MFRGEIFAYPLYLQKQLASQTVQFFCSDVVCKYWPYLQRVVDHCPELGGLLNMRPFLSIMHAKAHSWMCELKWGGRNQEGAGTTIGEEVEQVNSFLSRAATCSKYMSKAVRTDMLTIQASGWNKRKAENLDRTLAKRYIKTVQRITEATQDLEKLTTELSLQQDTVHQWVSDVQQWTSGATIQNDLQRTIEGLYLGIKQRKFQLYRQSGGNKRRHQLRRKIAVEKKALEVAISEHNAAVGEVEKLPPPNELLAVDNYSWPWECHGDMEQKKKVFDKVMLLARLKEEELIVVREVKQHMEYMRSIAGLIEELTFQLTEDTNRKCSTEGLMEKGREGLLCVLKRRLCEVEAQMATARTTYKNILGLQTLSLDDFSEEEDFENTSSTDEEL comes from the exons ATGTTCCGTGGAGAAATATTTGCATACCCATTATATCTCCAGAAACAGCTAGCTTCACAGACCGTCCAGTTTTTTTGCTCTGATGTGGTCTGCAAATATTGGCCATATTTGCAGAGAGTTGTGGACCACTGTCCAGAGTTGGGTGGCTTGCTGAACATGCGCCCATTTCTCTCCATCATGCATGCAAAAGCGCATTCATGGATGTGTGag TTAAAATGGGGGGGACGCAATCAAGAAGGAGCTGGAACAACGATTGGGGAGGAGGTTGAACAGGTTAACAGCTTCCTCTCCCGAGCAGCCACATGTTCCAAGTACATGTCAAAAGCCG TTCGCACAGACATGCTAACAATCCAGGCAAGTGGCTGGAACAAGCGAAAGGCAGAAAACCTTGACCGGACACTGGCCAAAAGATACATCAAG ACTGTACAAAGGATTACAGAGGCAACACAGGACCTGGAGAAACTCACCACTGAGTTATCTCTACAGCAAGACACAGTCCATCAGTGGGTGTCTGATGTTCAGCAGTGGACCTCAG GAGCAACAATCCAAAATGACCTGCAGAGGACCATCGAGGGGCTATATTTGGGCATCAAACAGCGAAAATTTCAGCTCTATCGTCAGTCTG GTGGGAATAAGCGAAGGCATCAACTGAGAAGAAAGATTGCTGTTGAGAAGAAAGCCTTGGAAGTTGCCATCAGTGAACACAATGCTGCTGTCGGGGAAGTTGAAAAACTCCCTCCTCCCAATGAACTCCTGGCTGTGGACAACTACTCCTGGCCATGGGAAT GTCATGGTGAtatggagcagaaaaaaaaagtttttgacAAGGTAATGCTGCTGGCTagactgaaagaagaagaacttaTTGTGGTTCGCGAAGTCAAGCAGCACATGGAGTACATGAGGAGTATTGCTGGACTGATTGAAGAGCTTACCTTTCAGCTCACTGAAGACACCAATAGGAAAT GCAGTACAGAGGGATTAATGGAGAAAGGACGTGAGGGACTACTCTGTGTGCTGAAGAGAAGATTGTGTGAGGTTGAAGCACAAATGGCCACAGCACGCACAACATACAAGAATATTCTTGGACTGCAAACATTGTCCTTAGATGACTTCTCTGAAGAGGAAGACTTTGAGAATACTTCCTCAACTGATGAGGAACTGTGA
- the LOC109141899 gene encoding uncharacterized protein LOC109141899 isoform X2 → MSKAVRTDMLTIQASGWNKRKAENLDRTLAKRYIKTVQRITEATQDLEKLTTELSLQQDTVHQWVSDVQQWTSGATIQNDLQRTIEGLYLGIKQRKFQLYRQSGGNKRRHQLRRKIAVEKKALEVAISEHNAAVGEVEKLPPPNELLAVDNYSWPWECHGDMEQKKKVFDKVMLLARLKEEELIVVREVKQHMEYMRSIAGLIEELTFQLTEDTNRKCSTEGLMEKGREGLLCVLKRRLCEVEAQMATARTTYKNILGLQTLSLDDFSEEEDFENTSSTDEEL, encoded by the exons ATGTCAAAAGCCG TTCGCACAGACATGCTAACAATCCAGGCAAGTGGCTGGAACAAGCGAAAGGCAGAAAACCTTGACCGGACACTGGCCAAAAGATACATCAAG ACTGTACAAAGGATTACAGAGGCAACACAGGACCTGGAGAAACTCACCACTGAGTTATCTCTACAGCAAGACACAGTCCATCAGTGGGTGTCTGATGTTCAGCAGTGGACCTCAG GAGCAACAATCCAAAATGACCTGCAGAGGACCATCGAGGGGCTATATTTGGGCATCAAACAGCGAAAATTTCAGCTCTATCGTCAGTCTG GTGGGAATAAGCGAAGGCATCAACTGAGAAGAAAGATTGCTGTTGAGAAGAAAGCCTTGGAAGTTGCCATCAGTGAACACAATGCTGCTGTCGGGGAAGTTGAAAAACTCCCTCCTCCCAATGAACTCCTGGCTGTGGACAACTACTCCTGGCCATGGGAAT GTCATGGTGAtatggagcagaaaaaaaaagtttttgacAAGGTAATGCTGCTGGCTagactgaaagaagaagaacttaTTGTGGTTCGCGAAGTCAAGCAGCACATGGAGTACATGAGGAGTATTGCTGGACTGATTGAAGAGCTTACCTTTCAGCTCACTGAAGACACCAATAGGAAAT GCAGTACAGAGGGATTAATGGAGAAAGGACGTGAGGGACTACTCTGTGTGCTGAAGAGAAGATTGTGTGAGGTTGAAGCACAAATGGCCACAGCACGCACAACATACAAGAATATTCTTGGACTGCAAACATTGTCCTTAGATGACTTCTCTGAAGAGGAAGACTTTGAGAATACTTCCTCAACTGATGAGGAACTGTGA
- the LOC113744868 gene encoding putative nuclease HARBI1 gives MECEMDWRFGEASAVLRTLYQTIVGKKELSQKCGHPSQYCRLNLHVPVLVIYFDGESDLRPDFRLSRLTVAHLIQLLRSPLDHGWGHDLEVLVFLFWMASATSYRVVSRAFAIPRSTVHDIIHRVTEKVLRLKNRLIFFPSADQLQTTGAGFERLAGSAAFARVVGSIDGCHIRIKPPSADAQCYFNRKLFHSIQLQAVCDHQCQFLDIFVGYPGSVHDARVLKNSPLYVQKLYPPEGFQILGDGGYPCTSEPLALITPYREPVRNPVEARFNRHHAKARSVVERAFGIMKARWRSIFFKALEVKPQFAVKVIACCAILHNLCQKDGDILEPVEEALGPDDGGDQVQPDLACGERLRGRIAAAVSAPVNNPPALQDHDY, from the exons ATGGAGTGTGAGATGGATTGGCGGTTTGGTGAGGCATCTGCAGTACTGAGGACGTTGTACCAGACCATTGTGGGGAAGAAGGAGCTAAGTCAGAAG TGTGGTCACCCATCTCAGTACTGTCGCCTGAACCTTCACGTCCCCGTCTTGGTCATCTATTTTGATGGTGAGAGTGACCTGCGCCCAGACTTCCGCCTTTCAAGACTGACTGTTGCCCACCTTATCCAGCTCCTTCGCTCTCCACTAGACCACGGCTGGGGTCATGACCTGGAGGTTTTGGTCTTCCTCTTCTGGATGGCAAGCGCAACATCATACCGTGTCGTGTCCAGAGCGTTTGCCATCCCACGATCAACGGTCCATGACATCATCCACAGGGTCACCGAAAAAGTCCTCAGGCTGAAGAACAGGCTGATCTTTTTCCCCTCAGCTGATCAGCTCCAAACAACCGGGGCAGGGTTCGAACGTTTGGCTGGATCTGCAGCGTTTGCCAGGGTTGTGGGCAGCATTGACGGCTGCCACATCCGCATTAAGCCACCAAGTGCTGATGCCCAATGCTATTTTAACAGAAAGTTGTTTCATTCTATCCAACTACAAGCAGTGTGTGACCACCAGTGCCAGTTTCTGGACATATTTGTTGGGTACCCTGGCTCTGTCCATGACGCCAGAGTTTTAAAGAACAGCCCCCTTTATGTCCAGAAATTATATCCACCTGAAGGCTTCCAGATTCTTGGAGATGGTGGGTATCCCTGCACCTCAGAACCACTCGCCCTCATCACCCCTTACAGGGAGCCTGTCCGAAACCCTGTTGAGGCCAGATTCAACAGGCACCACGCCAAGGCCCGTTCCGTGGTTGAGAGGGCATTTGGGATCATGAAGGCCAGGTGGCGCTCAATTTTTTTCAAGGCCTTAGAGGTGAAGCCACAATTTGCTGTCAAAGTGATAGCTTGCTGTGCAATTCTCCACAATCTCTGCCAAAAGGATGGAGATATTCTGGAGCCTGTGGAGGAGGCACTGGGGCCGGATGATGGCGGAGATCAGGTACAGCCAGATTTGGCATGTGGAGAACGGCTGCGTGGTcgcattgctgctgctgtttcagcGCCAGTTAACAACCCTCCAGCTCTGCAGGACCATGATtattaa
- the LOC113744867 gene encoding uncharacterized protein LOC113744867, whose amino-acid sequence MVTNRSKISHHALPEILCARKVNMADGRETVYKWTDDDVAGLIRLRKENDRLFSGKRFASAAGWEAILKEMGLTGVVTPARAGKKWENLKKTYKELRKPPTGSGTESGESTARDWKWFSLMDEAIGGRPSIRPPCLIASAWGETPPVSASASPDSVPPEPECQGAEQDSESEEPAPPKRQRRDPVLELLERQEKRAEEREKREEDREERLLNLLEKIVEKM is encoded by the exons atggtcactaaccgaagcaagatatcccatcatgcattgccgGAAATTCTCTGTGCGCGGAAAGTGAATATGGCGGACGGACGGGAGACTGTGTACAAAT GGACCGACGACGATGTGGCAGGATTAATCCGCCTGAGGAAGGAAAACGATCGCCTTTTTTCAGGCAAACGCTTCGCCTCCGCAGCCGGTTGGGA agctatTCTGAAAGAAATGGGGCTGACGGGCGTGGTGACCCCTGCCCGGGCGGGCAAAAAGTGGGagaacctaaaaaaaacatacaag GAGCTGAGAAAGCCACCAACAGGGAGTGGCACTGAGTCAGGGGAGTCCACTGCCAGGGATTGGAAGTGGTTCTCCCTCATGGATGAGGCAATAGGTGGGAGGCCTTCTATTCGACCTCCTTGTCTTATTGCCTCAGCCTGGGGGGAGACCCCACCAGTCTCAGCATCAGCCTCCCCTGATTCAGTGCCACCAGAGCCAGAGTGTCAGGGTGCTGAGCAGGACTCAGAGTCTGAAGAGCCAGCTCCACCAAAGCGACAGCGGCGTGATCCAGTTTTAGAACTGTTGGAGAGGCAGGAGAAgagggcagaggagagggagaaaagggaggaggacagggaggagaggcTTTTGAACCTCCTTGAAAAAATAGtagagaaaatgtaa